taatttttgttttttgagacagggtttctctgtagctttggagcctgtcctggaactagctcttgtagaccaggctgcctggaactcacatcgatccgcctgcctctactgggattaaaggtgcatgctcccaccacccggctcccgcCTTTAATCCCCCAAAcacaagaggcagagtcagaccgATCTCTGTGAaacaaacctggtctacatagtgagactctatttcaaaaacaagaacaaaacccaaaactgacTCAGTCCATTACAGATCGATTTCCTTCATCAGGATCTCCACCCCACAACTTCAGCTTCTTCCAATGGAATTTACtgtgagggccagccatgataatctaagtctgggcagaaaggaagttctttgcttcctccaaccattatcacgggggactctggccatcgataaatttaaatggagtctagagtctcagtagtttaccctgagacaatgcctgaCAGACCAAGATTacctgacccccacccaagagcagaccattgaAAGGGAATTCATGGCCttccaagcactgtagatagaaacacttgccagcacttcaccagggtacctctagacaaatgtcagccaatcaggggtcctgaacctcagagacccctcacccccacctactataaaaacccaattctagcccgggcggtggtggcacacgcctttaatcccagcactcgggaggcagaggcaggcgaatatctgtgagttagaggccagcctggtctacaaagggagttccaggacaggctccaaaaccacagagaaaccctgtctcgaaaaaccaaaaaagaaaaaaaaaaaaattctaattgaGCTAGGGGCTCTTCGGATATTCCAATATGTTGAACttgtggagagaccgagtttgcaaacttgattaaaataaaagctttttgtttttacatatgggactcggtctcctttgttggcttttgtggggacccacggatttgggcataacactaacgagcttttcctttttctctctcctaccttTTCCCGCTTTCTGCCATGTACTTTAGGTTTTCCTCTTCCCCTAAACTTCCTTTCCTAACATTTTCTTTCCATCCCGCCCTGCCTTAATTTTCTCCCTACCTTTTTTATCCACCCccccttaataaaaaaaaaatgaaatatttaagccTCGGTTTCCCCCTTTCACTCGGCCTGACTGCTCCTGCTTGGTCCCCGCTCCCATTCCCGCCGAGAGGTGTCTCATTTCCTGCCACTGGCCCTCGGGGGTTCGTGGGCTGTAATCCGCCGGGCTTCAGAGCACTGCGTGTCTCAATAACCCACACCAGGCTTGCAAGGCGCCCCCAAGATGGCGCCTACCGCCTCGTCCCGCCTCCCGACGTCATCGCGCAGCTCTCTGTTCAGCGGTGCCCTTTCGACCATCAAAGGCGGAGTCCAAGAAGACTTGGGAGGGGAGGATCCTCTTGGGAGGCCTAAAGGGGCGGGCACTAGCTACCTGGAGGCCGAGCGGTGGGGGAATATTGCTAGAGGATTGGCTGGGCGCGGCCTGATCCCGCTCCTCCTCGCTATTGGCTAAATCCTCAGAAACTTGAGCGCCGATTGGTCTAACGGCAGGGCCAGGAGGGCGATGATTGGGCGCATTGCGCAGTCAGCGAGGCGGAAGGTGGGAGGGGCGTTGTTGAGAGAGAGCCCCGGACGAGAGCGAGGTTGCGGAGCAGGCGAGACGACGGGCGCTAGAGAGGACGCGGTGCTAGAGTGGCTGTACGAAGGGAGCTGCAGCCCGCGGCCCGGCCTGGGGCCGGCTAGACGGCCGAGGCGGGTGAGTTCCCGTGGGAGCGCGGAGGCCCAGTCCCCACCCCGCGCCTCGCTCGCGTCATTCAGTCTGCACGCTGAAGGCCTAGAGGAGCGCGCCCCGGGTGCGGAAGGCGGAGCGGCCGTTGGCCGCTGGGCGCGCGGGCCGGGCGGGGGCCGGGCCGGGGCGGTGTTTGGGGTAGAGGGACTGGAGTTGTGTGCGGGGCTGAGTGAGGAGGGGCAGGGCTCTGGCTGCGGGCTGGGGACCGACCTTGGCGGGAAGGGGAGGTCCCGGAGCTGCCTCGGCGGAGGGCTCTCTGGTTGCATGGGGTACCGGGGCCACGGGTGGGTGCGCTGGAATGGGTCCAGGATCGAAAGAGGACGATTGGAGGGCTCTTGGTtactggggtggggaggtggccCGAGAAAGGAGGtaatgaatgctgggagggaaATCGATTTTTGCCTGGAAAGAACTAAAGCAGAGAAGGGATTTGAGGTATCTTTAGCACTAAGAGAGCGGTCCAGGTGTGGAAAATGGGGTTAAATTAATACGGAAGGCCGATAAATCCACGGAATTGGAGGTTGGAATACCCTCGGAAAGTACTGACAACTGTCTTTATGTTCTCACGGGTATCCGTAGGTTGAACTGGggaggggttgttttgttttaggtacAGGTAAGTAGGCCAAAGTGAAGTAGTCCTGGGTGTaactggggagagagaaaggtggtAGTCTGGGACTGTTGGGGTTGAGAATGAGATGTGACATACTGACAATTTTGGGATTCTGGGTATCCCCATAGTCGTAGGCTAGTGAGAAGGATTATGAAGAAGAGGGGGCTCATTTTGCTGTCTTTGGGTACTGATGGAGTTTTTATGGGAGAGACATTGGGAGTCCTGAAGAGAGTAGAAACAGCAAGAGGGGAAAGGGTAAGCCAGTGAAGGATAGGTTGGATGACCCTGGACAAGATTAATATGTGGGGATCTTCTTTGCAAAAAGGACAAATTTATATGGAATGGGGATTTGAAAGTTCCTGGAGTGGGATAGGATAGATTTGGatcttttctcaaaagaagaaaggtttagaTTGATACTGTTACGGGCTTATGGGATGGGTTAAGGTTGTAACGTTGGCCTGGACCTTAATGCAGAAAAGGGTAGTTTTGttatttcccccccccccaaaaaaaaagcccataatAGGCATCCCTAGATGAGTTGTGGTGGCCTTAGGAAAAAGAGGGAGTCATGCCACCGAGAAAAGGAGATCCGGGTGCTCAGAGGGTCTTGATGGAGGGAGAAGGGCATGAGGAGGGTGAGAACAGTCTAGATGTAAAGGATTGAGCTTCTCTGGAGTTTCTTTTAGGTAAAGGTTGATGATACGGGAGGgcttttacttacttattttccagatagaatttctctgtgtagcgtaACTgccctgtaacttgctctgtgggccaggctgacctcaaactcaatgaactcagagatctccctgcctctgcctcctgagtgctgggattaaaggtgtgtaccaccactgcccagctgagaagGTCTTGATGTGCTTAGCTTGAACCAGTTTTAAGAGTCTGAGTACCAAGAAATGGTTAAGGTAGGAAGTCTGGAGATGGATTGAGTCAGGGAGAGAAAATTGGAGATTGGGTGACTTGATGTGAGGAATCTGGGCACTGGTTGGTTAGCAGAGGTTGCATGGCAAGAGGCCAGACCACCAGTGCCTCAGGTAGAGTAGGGATGTTGGTTTGCACACCAGTTTGAGCGGCCTGAGCCTATGAGGAAGAGCAGAATCCATGTAggagggcagctgggaaacaggcCAGGGGAGTGAGGCCTCTGTGGGTAGGCTGGCAAAGGAGTGTTGTCCTGGGCAATGGTGAGGAGTCGCAGGAAGGTCTGTATCACAGGGAAAGCAGCTCCTGTTTTGTGGACAGGGCCTTGGGAACCTGTTCTGAGGCGTGGGAACGGAGAGGATTAACTAGGATCTGGTGGGTGGAGTTTGCTGCAAGTTCTTTGAGAAGGGAGACTTTGGGGTGGGGTCTCTAGGAAAAGACCACTGGAGAAAATTGTGTTGCCTGTTTGCTATGTTCAGGGAAGGAAGGATCTTTAGGGAGGGTGTTGGAGTGGAAAATGTAATCCAGAAGTTGGAGGAGGAAGTATGTCTGAGGGTTTAGAAGGTAGAGGTGACACAGGGAAAGAACTGCCCTGGAGGATTGActtgtctccctcccttccctcagccCAGGGCCTTGCTGCTGCCATGACTGAGGAGAGCGAGGAGACATTCCTGTATATCGAGCACCGCTATGTCTGCTCTGAGTGCAACCAGCTCTATGGCTCCCTGGAGGAGGTGCTTGTACACCAGAACTCCCATGTGCCCCAGCAGCACTTTGAGCTGGTGGGCGTGGCTGAGCCTGGAGTCACAGTGGCCACAGAGGCAGCTTCAGGCACAGGCCTATATCAGACCCTCATACAGGAGAGCCAGTACCAGTGTCTTGAGTGTGGACAGCTGCTCCTGTCACCTAGCCAGCTCCTGGAGCACCAGGAGCTACACTTGAAGATGATGGCACCCCAGGAGGCAGTGCCCGCTGAGCCTTCCCCCAAGGTGCCCCCCTTGAGCTCCAGCACCATCCACTATGAGTGTGTGGATTGTAAGGCTCTGTTTGCCAGCCAGGAGCTGTGGCTGAACCATCGGCAGATGCACCTCAGGGCCACCCCCACCAAGGCTCCTGCCCCCGTTGTCTTGGGGTCTCCAGTTGTCTTAGGCTCCCCTGTGGGCCAGGCCCGAGTAGCTGTGGAACATTCATACCGAAAAGCCGAAGAAGGTGGGGAAGGGGCCGCTGTCCCGTCTGCGGCTGCCGCCACGACTGAGGTGGTAACAGAAGTGGAGCTGCTCCTCTACAAGTGCTCCGAGTGCTCCCAGCTCTTCCAGCTGCCGGCTGACTTTCTGGAGCACCAGGCCACTCACTTCCCTGCCGTCCCAGAGGCCGAGGAGCCTGCTACAAAGCAGGAAACCCTGATCCCTTCATCCACCGAGGTGCCAGCGTCTCTACCCGACCCCTTGCCAACCTCTGACCATAGCTATGAGCTGCGCAATGGGGAGACCATTGGACGGGATCGACGGGGGCGGAAGCCCCGGAGGAACAACAGTGGAGAGTCAGGTACAGCAGCCACCCAGGAACTCTTCTGCTCTGCCTGTGACCAGCTCTTCCTTTCACCCCACCAGCTGCAACAGCACTTTCGGAGCCACCGGGAGGGTGTCTTTAAGTGTCCTCTGTGCAGTCGCGTCTTCCCCAGCCCTTCTAGTCTGGATCAGCACCTTGGCGACCATAGCAGCGAATCTCATTTCCTATGTGTAGACTGTGGCCTGGCCTTTGGCACAGAAGCCCTTCTCTTGGCCCACCGACGAGCCCATACTCCAAATCCTCTGCATTCGTGTCCCTGTGGGAAGACCTTTGTCAACCTTACCAAGTTCCTTTATCACCGGCGTACCCATGGGGCAGGAGGTGTCCCTTTGCCCACAGCACCAGTTCTGCCAGAGGAGCCTGCCGTTAGTGTTCCTGAGCCAGCCCCTGCCGAGACCAGAGAGCCAGAGGCCCCAGAGCCCCCGGTGTCTGAGGAGAACCCAGCAGAGCCTGCGGCTCCAGGCACTTACCGCTGCCTCCTATGTAGCCGTGAGTTTGTCAAGGCTTTGCAGCTGACCCGGCACCAGCGATTTGTGCACCGACTAGAACGGCGTCACAAATGCAGCATTTGTGGCAAGATGTTCAAGAAGAAGTCTCATGTGCGGAACCATCTGCGCACACACACTGGGGAACGGCCCTTCCCCTGCCCTGACTGCTCCAAACCCTTCAACTCACCTGCCAACCTGGCCCGCCACCGGCTCACACACACAGGGGAACGACCTTACCGCTGTGGGGACTGTGGCAAGGCTTTCACTCAGAGCTCCACTCTGAGACAGCATCGCCTGGTGCATGCCCAGCATTTCCCCTACCGCTGCCAGGAGTGTGGACTGCGTTTTCACCGCCCTTATCGCCTGCTCATGCACCGCTACCACCACACAGGCGAGTACCCCTACAAGTGTCGTGAGTGTCCCCGCTCCTTCCTGCTGCGCCGGCTGCTAGAGGTACACCAGCTTGTGGTCCATGCTGGGCGCCagccccaccactgcccatcttgtGGGGCTGCCTTCCCCTCCTCACTGCGGCTTTATGAGCATCGGTGCGCAGCTGCTGCTGCCCAAGCCCCACGGCGCTTTGAGTGTGGGACCTGTGGCAAGAAAGTAGGCTCTGCTGCTCGTCTGCAGGCCCATGAAGCTGCCCATGCTGCTGCTGGTCCTGGAGAAGTCTTGGCTAAGGAACCTCCAGCTCCCAGGGCCTCGAGGGCCACTCGCACACCCGTCACTCCGTCCCCAACAGCCCTTGGTGGTGCAACCTCTGCTGCCCCTGCAGCCCCTGCCCGGCGGCGTGGCCTAGAGTGCAGTGAGTGCAAGAAGCTGTTCAGCACAGAGACATCACTGCAGGTGCACCGACGGATCCACACAGGTGAGCGGCCATACCCGTGTCCAGACTGTGGCAAGGCCTTCCGCCAGAGTACCCATCTGAAAGACCACCGGCGCTTACACACAGGTGAGCGGCCCTTTGCCTGTGAAGTGTGTGGCAAGGCCTTTGCCATCTCCATGCGCCTGGCAGAACATCGCCGCATTCACACGGGTGAACGGCCCTACTCCTGCCCTGACTGCGGCAAGAGCTACCGCTCCTTCTCCAACCTCTGGAAGCACCGCAAGActcaccagcagcagcaccaggctGCAGTGCGGCAGCAGCTGGCAGAGGCGGAGGCTGCTGTGGGCCTGGCTGTGATGGAAACTGCAGTGGAGGCTCTGCCCCTCGTGGAGGCCATTGAGATTTACCCGTTAGCGGAGGCTGAAGGGGTCCAGATCAGCAGCTGACTGGCCCGTTTTCCTCTTCAGCGTCACCAAGCCCTGATGCTGCAGGTCTCCAACAGCCCCTTAAAACCTGTGTATATATCGtacccctctctcctctccaccacCATATAAGTTCTGTAACtaaatttattctcttttctgagGGGGTTGCTCTGGGGTCCTTGGTACATAAAggacccctctccctccccacctccacttgTTTGGTGGTCTCCAAATGAAGCAGTCAATAAAGACTGAGTTGGACATTTTTGTGCTTTTGTCAGGCCGAGTATGTAGGGTGGATTTGGGGTATCCTGAGACCAGACACTAGCTGACCTCCCCTGGCCGCATCCCTAGCACCCCAATAGAACTTGGTACAGTTTGCTGGATTGAAAAAGCAGCCAGAGTCCATGGCATGGTTCTTTGAAACAGACCTCTTGTGTCAGGTGAAGGCAGCATGTCTTGCCACTAGAGGGCCCCTGAGCCTAAGAAAAATCTTTAAGCAATCTGAGTGTTGAAGGAGCAGGTGTTGCTGGAACATCGAGAGAAACATTGGTGCAGAGAAACATTGGTGCGCTTCTCAGCCCTAGCCTCCATTTCCTGCCTGATGTGGTTGCATCCCACAAAGGCATCTGGATTTCTCAAActagattcctgaaggcaggcaGATTTGGGTCAGGTGTGATCAGCAACGGTGGAGGGGAGCTCCTGGACTTCACCCAGTAACAGAGTTGGAAGTTCTGAGTAATGGCTTCTAGAGTAGGAAGTGCCATGGCTCACCACGCCAAGTTGTGGCTCAGCCAATGGACATTTATTGTAGGAAGAAAGTGATGGAATGCCTGGTCAGTGTCTGTCTGCTATCTTAGCTACTCACCTTCCATACACACCCTAAGAACTGCAGATTCGCTTgggtctcccacatgctgggcaagctcaCTACCACTAAGCTGTATCCTCAtttctcattttgagacaggttttgctGGTTGCCCAGTTGGCCTTGGGCTCACTCTATATATTCTAGGCAGGCTCTGAGTTTGTtggccctcctgcttcagcttatTGAGTAGCTGAGGTTACAAGCCTGTGCCCTTGGGTTAGTTTGATTATATTCTGTGGGGATCATGTTTTACACAGGAGGCCTCTGGAGTGACTTGCTGACGGTCAGTTCAACCCAGGGCAGAGCTTGAATTTAAATCTAGTTAAATCTAGttaaatttaacatattttttaaaaagatttatttatttattatgtatacaggattctgtctgcatgtatgtctgcaggccagaagagagtaccaggTCTCATGgatgggttgtgagccaccatatggttgctgggaattgaactcaggacctctggaagagcagtcagtgctcttgaaccccaagccatctctccagcccctaagcatCCATATTTTGTTCTGTCTGGCCCATGACCTTGCCTAGCAAGAAAGTGGAAGTGGCCGGGGGATGGtgggacacgcctttaatcccaggcagaggcaggcggatctctgtgagttcgagaccagcctggtctacagagctagttccaggacaggctccaaagccacagagaaaccctgtctcaaaaaataaaaaaaaagaaaaagaaagtggaagtGACTAGATGAGGGTTATTCCAGTCCCTTCTGTTAGAAAGAATCCCTCTACTTAGAAGGACACTACTTGAGAGATGAAAGGAACTGGGCGGGGGATGGGACCTTAGACCTGCCCACTTGGCATGCCTGTCACtctgtggcttgatctgttgctCAGATGAAAGAAGACCTGcctcctgctttttatttttatgccactgtccttaattataataattaagaaaacacgGGTTACAACCTGGCAAGAGGGCCCATTTGCCATACAAACCTTGTGACCTTTGATTCCCAGAGCTCATGATGGAATCAGCTCCTATAAGTTGCCCTTTAACCTCTGCCTGCCAACTCCCATAGGTTGCCCTTTAACCTCTGCCTACTAGCTCCCATAGGTTGCTTCGACCTCTACCTGTGCACCATGGCCTGCATGCACTTGTANNNNNNNNNNNNNNNNNNNNNNNNNNNNNNNNNNNNNNNNNNNNNNNNNNNNNNNNNNNNNNNNNNNNNNNNNNNNNNNNNNNNNNNNNNNNNNNNNNNNNNNNNNNNNNNNNNNNNNNNNNNNNNNNNNNNNNNNNNNNNNNNNNNNNNNNNNNNNNNNNNNNNNNNNNNNNNNNNNNNNNNNNNNNNNNNNNNNNNNNNNNNNNNNNNNNNNNNNNNNNNNNNNNNNNNNNNNNNNNNNNNNNNNNNNNNNNNNNNNNNNNNNNNNNNNNNNNNNNNNNNNNNNNNNNNNNNNNNNNNNNNNNNNNNNNNNNNNNNNNNNNNNNNNNNNNNNNNNNNNNNNNNNNNNNNNNNNNNNNNNNNNNNNNNNNNNNNNNNNNNNNNNNNNNNNNNNNNNNNNNNNNNNNNNNNNNNNNNNNNNNNNNNNNNNNNNNNNNNNNNNNNNNNNNNNNNNNNNNNNNNNNNNNNNNNNNNNNNNNNNNNNNNNNNNNNNNNNNNNNNNNNNNNNNNNNNNNNNNNNNNNNNNNNNNNNNNNNNNNNNNNNNNNNNNNNNNNNNNNNNNNNNNNNNNNNNNNNNNNNNNNNNNNNNNNNNNNNNNNNNNNNNNNNNNNNNNNNNNNNNNNNNNNNNNNNNNNNNNNNNNNNNNNNNNNNNNNNNNNNNNNNNNNNNNNNNNNNNNNNNNNNNNNNNNNNNNNNNNNNNNNNNNNNNNNNNNNNNNNNNNNNNNNNNNNNNNNNNNNNNNNNNNNNNNNNNNNNNNNNNNNNNNNNNNNNNNNNNNNNNNNNNNNNNNNNNNNNNNNNNNNNNNNNNNNNNNNNNNNNNNNNNNNNNNNNNNNNNNNNNNNNNNNNNNNNNNNNNNNNNNNNNNNNNNNNNNNNNNNNNNNNNNNNNNNNNNNNNNNNNNNNNNNNNNNNNNNNNNNNNNNNNNNNNNNNNNNNNNNNNNNNNNNNNNNNNNNNNNNNNNNNNNNNNNNNNNNNNNNNNNNNNNNNNNNNNNNNNNNNNNNNNNNNNNNNNNNNNNNNNNNNNNNNNNNNNNNNNNNNNNNNNNNNNNNNNNNNNNNNNNNNNNNNNNNNNNNNNNNNNNNNNNNNNNNNNNNNNNNNNNNNNNNNNNNNNNNNNNNNNNNNNNNNNNNNNNNNNNNNNNNNNNNNNNNNNNNNNNNNNNNNNNNNNNNNNNNNNNNNNNNNNNNNNNNNNNNNNNNNNNNNNNNNNNNNNNNNNNNNNNNNNNNNNNNNNNNNNNNNNNNNNNNNNNNNNNNNNNNNNNNNNNNaaaaaaaaaaaaaaaaaagaggaagttgaTCAACCCCCTGAGAGCTTTGATGGCTTTTGAGCCTTAGCCCTAAAGAAAGATAATACAGACTTCCCAAATCAGTGGATGTTACATGTCCCCTTTCTAAGATGTGCAGCCAGCCAGCACACCCAAGGTGTAATCCAGGAGCCTGCACTGGGCGAGTAACGAAAGTGACCTCAGGCTCTTCTAAGAAAGGCTTTCCATGCCTCACTCCCTTTGTAAGAGGACTGTTCTTGTGTACGGCCCAGGCTCCTTGCCTCAACCTCCGCATACCAGAGTTGCCAGCctctgccaccacacccggctgcATTGCCTGCTTTATTTAGAATTTGCAGGAGCAATAGCCAAGGGAACATAGCACTGCCCACTAGTGGCTTATAAAACTTGACAGAGAGGCCAGCTAACTAGGCAGGGCATGCCCAAGAGCCTGGACATTATTATGCTCCAGGTAGATGCATAGTGGAGGCTTCAGGACCAGAGCGTGCTCTCAAGTGTAAGTCATGGGACATCTATGGTTCTGACCGCAGCCCCTCAAAGGCCAGCGAAAATCTTCCTCAGCCAACTATACTGACTTAAGAGGggaaagtgctttaaaaaaataatggagttgggggctggagagatggctcagaggttaagagcactggctgctcttccagaggtcctgagttcaattcccagcaaccacatggtagctcacaaccatctgtaaagagatctggtgccatctccTGGCgagtatatatataataaataaatttttaaagaaataatggagatggaacccatggcCTCACATATAGCTCATTTCTCCAATCTTCAGCCTTTCCTATTGGCTCACCTGGATCCCAGCACCTGTGTCCCAGACAGGACGCAACAAGGACAAAAGAAGGCCAGTGGCTCTGTTGAGACCAGTTCTGATTTTTAGTGGTAGCATCTGGGAGTCACCCCAGCCCTGACCTGGGAAGTTGCTTCGGCAAGTGACTAGTTCGAGATGGCAGGATAATCTGAGTTAATGTCCCTCAAAGGAGGCACATACGTTGTTATTCAATCTTACTTCAAAGTCAccgtgtgtgcacgcatgtgcatgtgcatggctGAGGGGGGGGGATTGAAACCTTAGACTAGGGAGCCATATCCTCAGTCTCCTCCcctttttgagccagggtcttttTGTGTAGCTCAGATTGCTTCAAACTCTCATTCTTCCAGCCTCatgtattattctcatttttgagacaagatttttgaGCCCAGGTTGGTCACTTAAGTATACAAAACTGAtcctgacctctgcctcctgtgtgctaggattagtggtgtgtgttcatgttgtatgtacatgtggaagCTTGAGGGTAACCTCACTGTCCTCAGAAATGctgtccacctcctttgagacaggatctctcctgCTGACCTGGAGTTGAGCAGTtatgctagactggctggcctccCCATTCGCAgggctccacctctctctgccttcctagtgctggggttccagggaTGGATGGAGGCATTTTTACATGCATCTGGGGCTCCACTCCAGATCCCTGtgcttgcaagacaagcactGAAGATTGAACTCTTATTATtaactttaattaattttggtttttc
The genomic region above belongs to Microtus ochrogaster isolate Prairie Vole_2 linkage group LG4, MicOch1.0, whole genome shotgun sequence and contains:
- the Znf574 gene encoding zinc finger protein 574 — translated: MTEESEETFLYIEHRYVCSECNQLYGSLEEVLVHQNSHVPQQHFELVGVAEPGVTVATEAASGTGLYQTLIQESQYQCLECGQLLLSPSQLLEHQELHLKMMAPQEAVPAEPSPKVPPLSSSTIHYECVDCKALFASQELWLNHRQMHLRATPTKAPAPVVLGSPVVLGSPVGQARVAVEHSYRKAEEGGEGAAVPSAAAATTEVVTEVELLLYKCSECSQLFQLPADFLEHQATHFPAVPEAEEPATKQETLIPSSTEVPASLPDPLPTSDHSYELRNGETIGRDRRGRKPRRNNSGESGTAATQELFCSACDQLFLSPHQLQQHFRSHREGVFKCPLCSRVFPSPSSLDQHLGDHSSESHFLCVDCGLAFGTEALLLAHRRAHTPNPLHSCPCGKTFVNLTKFLYHRRTHGAGGVPLPTAPVLPEEPAVSVPEPAPAETREPEAPEPPVSEENPAEPAAPGTYRCLLCSREFVKALQLTRHQRFVHRLERRHKCSICGKMFKKKSHVRNHLRTHTGERPFPCPDCSKPFNSPANLARHRLTHTGERPYRCGDCGKAFTQSSTLRQHRLVHAQHFPYRCQECGLRFHRPYRLLMHRYHHTGEYPYKCRECPRSFLLRRLLEVHQLVVHAGRQPHHCPSCGAAFPSSLRLYEHRCAAAAAQAPRRFECGTCGKKVGSAARLQAHEAAHAAAGPGEVLAKEPPAPRASRATRTPVTPSPTALGGATSAAPAAPARRRGLECSECKKLFSTETSLQVHRRIHTGERPYPCPDCGKAFRQSTHLKDHRRLHTGERPFACEVCGKAFAISMRLAEHRRIHTGERPYSCPDCGKSYRSFSNLWKHRKTHQQQHQAAVRQQLAEAEAAVGLAVMETAVEALPLVEAIEIYPLAEAEGVQISS